A region from the Priestia filamentosa genome encodes:
- a CDS encoding alpha/beta-type small acid-soluble spore protein: MARRNKLLVPGVESFLDQYKYEIAQEFGVTLGSDTAARANGSVGGEITKRLIAQAQQNNLK, from the coding sequence ATGGCTCGTCGAAATAAATTACTTGTACCGGGTGTTGAAAGCTTTCTTGATCAATATAAATATGAAATTGCTCAAGAGTTTGGTGTAACGCTAGGATCTGATACAGCAGCTCGTGCTAACGGCTCTGTTGGTGGCGAAATCACAAAACGCCTTATTGCACAAGCACAGCAAAACAACCTAAAATAA
- a CDS encoding anti-sigma factor domain-containing protein, with protein MKKGIVMDINREYIVVLTPDGEFAKAKREKATYELGEEVPVKLYSSRKWQNQQRQRSKWRRTAFTSLVIAAALLLFFIPFGQNKQEVFAYVSIDINPSIEIGVNPSYEVISLTGYNKEGKEIIAKLKRKWKYESFKMVANRILKKSEEEGYLHKNKEIIVTTSYRDEASKEKEDFSKVVKDSTKTWRESEYKFVQKDCSFKKRNEAQKKGLSAGKYIEEKDPEKDLKDQKLEEDDQVSTEETEEDEKTEEENVEEENDVEEEPTSSEEGEDVEKDEQETKPEETEQDSNQETDEDEEEKETDEDNAQPTKPNENQSEANNEEEPEVPHSTPEDENQKPAVPSKQQGKEDQTVPPHAGSKGPPPHAENEHNNQTEETEEE; from the coding sequence TTGAAAAAAGGTATTGTGATGGATATAAACCGTGAGTATATTGTTGTACTAACCCCTGATGGTGAATTTGCAAAAGCGAAGCGAGAAAAAGCGACGTATGAGCTTGGCGAAGAAGTTCCCGTTAAGCTTTATTCATCAAGAAAATGGCAAAATCAGCAAAGGCAACGTTCAAAGTGGAGAAGGACGGCTTTTACAAGCTTAGTAATTGCAGCCGCTCTTTTATTATTTTTCATTCCCTTTGGTCAAAACAAACAAGAAGTGTTCGCTTATGTATCAATCGATATTAACCCAAGCATTGAAATAGGGGTTAATCCGTCATACGAAGTAATTTCACTAACAGGATATAATAAAGAAGGAAAAGAGATTATTGCAAAGTTAAAAAGGAAATGGAAATATGAGTCCTTTAAAATGGTAGCAAATCGAATTTTAAAGAAAAGCGAAGAAGAGGGCTATCTTCATAAAAATAAGGAAATTATTGTAACAACTTCTTATAGAGATGAAGCTAGTAAAGAGAAGGAAGACTTTTCAAAAGTTGTTAAAGACTCAACAAAGACATGGCGGGAGTCAGAATATAAATTTGTTCAAAAAGATTGTTCCTTTAAGAAGCGAAATGAAGCTCAAAAGAAAGGACTCTCAGCAGGCAAATATATAGAAGAAAAAGATCCGGAAAAAGACCTAAAAGATCAGAAACTCGAAGAGGACGATCAGGTGTCAACCGAAGAAACGGAAGAAGATGAAAAAACAGAAGAAGAGAATGTAGAAGAAGAAAATGATGTGGAAGAAGAACCTACATCTTCAGAAGAGGGTGAGGATGTAGAAAAAGATGAACAAGAAACAAAGCCAGAGGAAACAGAGCAAGATTCTAATCAAGAAACAGACGAGGATGAAGAAGAAAAAGAAACAGACGAGGATAATGCTCAACCAACAAAACCAAATGAAAATCAAAGTGAAGCAAATAATGAAGAGGAACCAGAAGTTCCCCATTCAACACCAGAGGATGAGAATCAAAAACCAGCTGTACCTTCTAAGCAGCAAGGAAAAGAAGACCAAACTGTACCGCCTCATGCTGGATCAAAAGGGCCTCCACCTCATGCTGAAAACGAGCATAACAATCAAACGGAAGAAACAGAAGAAGAATAG